ATCATCACGATCGCGCGGCGGCCATCGGCAACGAATCGCCGCATCCACGCCAGCAACGCCTCAACCTCCGGGGGCGCCAGGACCGCCGTCGGTTCGTCGAGGATGAGGACGCGCACGTCGCGCGCCACCGCCTTGAGGATCTCCACGCGTTGTTGCGCCCCCACCGGCAGGTCACGCACGAGCAGCTCGGGATCCACCACCAGGCCGGTCTCGTCCCCCAGCGCACGCACGCGCGCCACCGCCGTACCGCGTCGCCATCGACCACCATCGCCTAACGACACATTCTCGGCGACGGTCATCGCCGGCACCAGGGTGAAGTGCTGGTGCACCATCCCGATCCCTCCCGCGAGGGCATCGGCCGCGTTGCGCCAGGTGTGCGCGGTGCCATCCACACGCACCGTGCCCTGGTCCGGTGCCACCAGCCCGAACGCCACGCGCATCAAGGTGGATTTCCCGGCGCCGTTTTCGCCCAGCAGCGCGTGGACCGTGCCCGGGCGCACCGCCAGGGTCGCACCGTCGAGCGCCGCCACGTCACCGAATCGACGGGAGATGTCGCGCAGCTCGAGCGCGAAGGTCACGATCCCGTGGGGAGGTACAAGAACTCCGTTGGGAGGCCGAACTCCCTGCCCACCAACTCGAGCAAGGCCTGCACCCCGAGCGTCTCGGTGGCATAGTGACCGGCGTAAATCACCGTCACCCCCAACTCGGCGGCATCGACCGTGGTGTGGTGCGGTCCTTCGCCGACGATCAGCGTGTCGATGCCACAGGCGCGAGCCTCGCGCAACGTGGTGGCGTCTGCACCGGCCCCGGTGATGACCGCCCATCGATGACAGTGCTGCCCCGCGACCTCATGAGACGCGCGGGCACCGCCGCCGAGCGCGACCGAAAAGGCATGCGCCCGCGACAACAGATCCATGAGTGGCAGGTCAGCTTCACCCATCACCCCGATCGGTACTCCCTGGTACTGACCGAACCGGCCGCTGACCGTCAGGCCGAGTCGTCGCGCGAGCTGCGCGCAGTTCCCCAGTTCGAGGTGCGCGTCCAGGGGCAGGTGCGAGGCGTACACCGCGATGTCGTGCGACAGCAGGTCACGGAGTCGCTCGTAGTGATGACCCACCAGCCGCTGGTTGCCGCCCCAGAACATTCCGTGGTGCAGCAGCAGGAGGTTGCCCCCCGCGGCGATCGCCGCATCGATGGTGCGACGCGAAAAGTCGACGGCGGCGACCACCTTGCGAACCGGCCCCTGGTGATCGAGCTGTAGGCCGTTGAGTGCTGGCGGATAGTCCGGGAACCCGGACGACGCCAGGCGCTCGTCCAGGAGGCCCGCGACCTGCGCCGCCGTGGGCACGCTCACTTGGTCGAGTCCCGCGAGGGGACGGGAATAACCACCGATCCGGCGGCGAGTGCCGCGACCACGGAATCCACCGCCGTGCGGGCCGTGGCGGGGAGCTGGGCCTCCACGGCAGGGTTCAAGACCAATCGCACGACGCGACTCGCCGTACCCAGCGCGACCACGCGCGGAACAAAGGTCCCTGCTTTCACTTCGCGCGCGATATCGATGAAGGCCAACGGCAGGTCGATCAACACGCTGCCTAACGTCACCTCGGGAGCGATGCTATTCTGGTCGGCGTTGGAGCCGAAGACCCAGGCTTTCTTTGACTCCCGCGCGGCCTGGAAGACCCCAAGGCCGGCGGCATCGGCGTTCTGGAAGATCACGTCGACCCCGGCGGCGATCTGTGCCAGGGCCTGCTCCTTTCCGGCGGTGACATCGTCCCAGTTGCCGACGTAGGAGATCGAGACGCGGATGTCCGGCTTCACGGATCGTGCGCCGTTGGCAAATGCCTCGAACGACGACTTCACCGGCGGCAGCTCCGTTCCACCGATCGCCGCGAGGCGGCCGGTCTTCGTCATGTGAGCCGCGAGGACGCCGGCCGCATACGAGGGTTCCTCGAAGGCAAAGCGAATTCCCGCGAGGTTGGGCCCGGTCGTGCTCCCCGATGTGGTGATGAACAGGGTCTTCGGGTATTCGGGAGCGACGCGCATCGCGGCGTCCTGGAACTCGAACCCATGACCGAAGACGACGCGGTATCCCTGGGCGCCGTATTGCCGGAAGTTCTCCTCGAACTCCGCAGGGGTCTTCGTCTGGATGTGACTCACCCCGGCCCCCAGCGAATCACGGATGCGCAGGAGTCCATCGTAGGCCCCCCCGTTCCATGACTTGTCGCTGATGGGACCCGGCGTGAGCAACGCCACGCGGAACGCGTCGCTGGCCGGGGCCTCGCTCTTCTGGCAGCCGAGCACGACGGCAAGGACAGCGAGGGTGGTGCAACGGATCAGGCGCATGAGACGGACCCCTCGTGAGGTCAGGCGTCGGCCGCGAGGCGGATGGCCGGGGAGCCCTGTGCACGGGCGGCGGCTTCGCCCATTCGGACGGTGCCGTTGATCTGCCCGCCTTCGAACACCACGATGCTGCGTGTGTTCACGTCACCTTCAATAGACGCCGTGGCCTGAAGTTCCACCCGCTCGGTGGCGACGATGGAACCGACGACCTTGCCGCCGAGGACGGCGTCTGCGGCGTGGATATCGCCGAGGATGACGCCGGACTTGCCGAGGAGGACCTGTCGCGCGCCGCGCACGGCACCCTCGATGGTTCCCTCGACCTTCACGACGCCGTTGGATTCGACATTGCCGACGATGCGCATGCCGGCACCAATGACGGAGACGGTGGCTTCGCCACCGGCGGATTCGGAGCGGGTCATGGTTCGCTCGTTGCTGGGCTTGTTGAAGATGGACATGGAGGGGCTCAGGCGTCGTCGAGGGGAGTTCCGAGGACCAGCTCGACGAGGCGGTGGAGGTCGTCGGCCGAATAGAAGCTCAGCATCACGGCTCCCTTGGAGCCGGGCTGGAAGTCGATGCGGACATCGGTCTGGAGTCGTCGGCGCAGCAGTTCGGTGAGGCGCCGCAGTTCGGCGTCGTGGGCGGAGGCGCTGCGTGGTGTGGCGGGCGTCGCCGGCTTGCCGGAGGTGGCGGCCGGCCGGGTGTCGTGGGCGAGCCGCTCGACCTGGCGCACGCTGAGTCCCTCGTCGACCGTCCGCCTGGCCGCCTCGATCATGGCGCGCTCGTTAGGCAGGGCGAGCAGGGCGCGGGCGTGGCCGAGGGTGAGCTGGCCCTCGCGGACGAGCTTGCGGATCCCCTCGGGGAGGGTGAGAAGGCGGAGGAAGTTGGCGACCGTCGAGCGGTCCTTGCCGACGGCGTCGGCGACCTGCTGCTGGGTGTGTCCGAAATCGCGGGTGAGGCGTTCGTAGCCGAGGGCCTCGTCGATCGGGTTGAGGTCGGCGCGCTGGAGGTTCTCGACCATCGCGAGGACCAGCATGTCCCGGTCGTCGAACTCCTTGACGATGGCGGGGATGGCGTTCCAGCCGAGCCGGGTGGCCGCGCGCAGGCGCCGTTCACCTGCTACCAACTGATAGGTACCTTCGGCCCCCTGGCGGACCGTGATCGGCTGGAGGAGCCCCGAGGTGCGGAGGCTCTGCTCGAGCTCCTGGAGCTCCTCGGGGTTGAACGAGCGCCGCGGCTGGTACGGGTTGGGCTGGATGGCGGCGATGGGCAGCTCGCGCAGCGCACTCGGCGGCGCGGCCTCGGCCGCGGCCGGTGGAGTGGCGGCGGCTGGGGCAGCGGCGGGTGGTCCGGCGGCAGCAATGAGGGCCTCAAGGCCTCGTCCGAGGCGTCGCGGCTTCTCAGCGGGGGTCATGGTTCAGGGAAGGTGATGGCAAGCCAGTTGTGCAGATGTGGAAGCTGGTGTGGAAGGTCAAGTATGGGGTTCGACCGGCCGATCAAGAGAAACGTACGTTTGTGTTCTGCTAATAACCTCCTTTGCCAATGACAGATAGGTCGATGAACCCACTGAAGCAATGTCGTAGGAGATGATAGGCTTGCCGAACGACGGAGCCTCTGCGAGGCGCACGTTTCTGGGGACAACTGCGTTGAAAACCTTGTCGCCGAAGTATGCCCGGGTATCGGCTGCGACCTGGCGAGAGAGGTTGAGTCTGGCGTCGAACATGGTGAGGAGGACGCCGTCGATGACCAGTTGGGGGTTGAGCCCCTTCTGGATCAGGTCAATGGTCTTGAGCAGGTGCGAAATCCCTCGAGGGCGAAGTACTCGCACTGGAGCGGGATCAAGGCTCCATCCGCCGCCGTCAGCATGTTGAGGGTTATGAGGCCGAGCGATGGTGGGCAGTCGATGAGGATGAAGTCATATTGGGGCCTCAGCTCAGCGATCGCCTTTCGCATCTGGTGCTCGCGACTTTCGACGCCGACCAGCTCGACCTCTGCGCCGGCCAGGTCTGGGGTGGCGGGCATCAGGTCGAGCTTGGCGAAGTGAACGCCTCGCCGGATGGCCTCGGCAACCGGGCAGAGC
This DNA window, taken from Gemmatimonadota bacterium, encodes the following:
- a CDS encoding Nif3-like dinuclear metal center hexameric protein gives rise to the protein MSVPTAAQVAGLLDERLASSGFPDYPPALNGLQLDHQGPVRKVVAAVDFSRRTIDAAIAAGGNLLLLHHGMFWGGNQRLVGHHYERLRDLLSHDIAVYASHLPLDAHLELGNCAQLARRLGLTVSGRFGQYQGVPIGVMGEADLPLMDLLSRAHAFSVALGGGARASHEVAGQHCHRWAVITGAGADATTLREARACGIDTLIVGEGPHHTTVDAAELGVTVIYAGHYATETLGVQALLELVGREFGLPTEFLYLPTGS
- a CDS encoding BMP family protein; this translates as MRLIRCTTLAVLAVVLGCQKSEAPASDAFRVALLTPGPISDKSWNGGAYDGLLRIRDSLGAGVSHIQTKTPAEFEENFRQYGAQGYRVVFGHGFEFQDAAMRVAPEYPKTLFITTSGSTTGPNLAGIRFAFEEPSYAAGVLAAHMTKTGRLAAIGGTELPPVKSSFEAFANGARSVKPDIRVSISYVGNWDDVTAGKEQALAQIAAGVDVIFQNADAAGLGVFQAARESKKAWVFGSNADQNSIAPEVTLGSVLIDLPLAFIDIAREVKAGTFVPRVVALGTASRVVRLVLNPAVEAQLPATARTAVDSVVAALAAGSVVIPVPSRDSTK
- a CDS encoding polymer-forming cytoskeletal protein translates to MSIFNKPSNERTMTRSESAGGEATVSVIGAGMRIVGNVESNGVVKVEGTIEGAVRGARQVLLGKSGVILGDIHAADAVLGGKVVGSIVATERVELQATASIEGDVNTRSIVVFEGGQINGTVRMGEAAARAQGSPAIRLAADA
- a CDS encoding ParB/RepB/Spo0J family partition protein; amino-acid sequence: MTPAEKPRRLGRGLEALIAAAGPPAAAPAAATPPAAAEAAPPSALRELPIAAIQPNPYQPRRSFNPEELQELEQSLRTSGLLQPITVRQGAEGTYQLVAGERRLRAATRLGWNAIPAIVKEFDDRDMLVLAMVENLQRADLNPIDEALGYERLTRDFGHTQQQVADAVGKDRSTVANFLRLLTLPEGIRKLVREGQLTLGHARALLALPNERAMIEAARRTVDEGLSVRQVERLAHDTRPAATSGKPATPATPRSASAHDAELRRLTELLRRRLQTDVRIDFQPGSKGAVMLSFYSADDLHRLVELVLGTPLDDA